TCTGCTCGGCCAGTTCGTGGCCGACGGTCCGGAGTCCCTCGACGGCGTAGGGGTTGACTGCGGCGCTACAGTCGTACCACTCGCGGTTCGCTGCGACGCGGCGACACAGCGAGAAGGCGTCGTCGTAGTCGCCGTCGACGGCGTACACGTCGGCACCGTAGACGAGCGGCTGGACGGCCTTGCCCTCGGGCACGTCTGCCGGGACGAAGATACAGCAGTCAAGGCCCGTCCGGGCGGCGTACCCCGCCAGCGACGCCGCGGCGTTGCCCGTCGACGCACAGGTCAGCACCGACTCGTCGCCGGCCAGTGCGCGACTCGTCAGGACGGCGCTGGCCCGGTCTTTGATCGATCCCGTCGGATTGCCGCGTTCGTCTTTGAGCCGGACGGTGACGCCGAGTTCCCGCGAGAGCGTCGGCGCGTCGAGCAGCGGCGTCCCGCCCGCGCCGAGATCGACCGCGTGCCCGTCCGTCGGCAACAGCGGGGCGTACTTCCAGAGGTCGTCGATCCCCTCTCCGACGCCGTCCGCGACCGCCTCGCGAGCACCGGACTGGTCGTACTGTACGTCGAGGATGCCGCCGACCCCGTCGTGGTCCGGACAGACGAGTCGCTCGTCTGCCGGGACGAACACGCGGCCACAGTCGATGCATTCGAGTGCGATAGTGGGGTTCACGGTACCAGCGACGCTGAATCTGCGTTCGTGGATTGGTTCCCTGCGACGCGTATATGCCTTCTGGGATTCCGCGGTCCCCGCCGCGTTCCGGACCGTTGATGTACCCCCTCGCACACGTCCCGGTATGGGTCTCGCAGTGCGACGACGACTCGGGGTCGCCGACACCGTGACGCTGGTCAACGCCGTGATCGGGTTCGCCGCCGCGGTCGTCGCCTACAGCGATCCGGCGCTGGCGGCGCGACTGATCCTGCTGGCCGCGATCGCCGACGCGCTCGACGGGATCGTCGCCCGCTTCGCCGGGAACACGGAGGTCGGGCCGCTGCTGGATTCGATCACCGACGTGGTCTCGTTCGGTGCGACGCCGGCACTGTTCGTCCACGGCGTCGCCCGCGAGGCCTACGGCCCGCTGGGCGAGACGGACACGCTGTTTCGCCTCGGGCTCGTCGTCCTCGCGTCGTCGTTCGTCGTCTTCTCGGTCGTCCGAACCGCGTTCTACACCGTCTACGTCGACGAGGGCGAACAGCGGCCGGGCATCCAGAACACGCTGGCAGCGACGATTCTCGCGGCGGCCTACCTCGCTGGCGTCGCACCCGTGCCGGTGTTGCTGGCCGGAACGGTCGTCCTCTCGGTGCTCATGATCGCGCCGGTGGGCTACCCCAAACTCCGCGCTCGGGACGCGCTGGTTCTGGGGATCGTCCAGGCGGGCGCGATCGTCGATCCCGGTGCTTTCCAGCGGGTGTTCCCCCGCGTCCTGCTGGTCGCCGCCGTGGCGTACCTCTCGCTCGCACCCCGCTACTACTGGGGAGAGTGACGCCGTCGTTCGCACTGCGTCGGGCCGTCGGAGTGATCGATTCGACGCGGTGATGGGGAAAGATTTTACCGCCGGACATCGAACAGACGAGCGATGTCGAAGAAAGCCGTACTTCTGGTTGCAGCAGTCGCCCTGGCCCTCGTCTACTTCGTCAAGAAGTAACTGACGGGTGTCCGAATCGCACGTCAACCGTCGTCCCACCCGGTCTCTGCTCCGACCGGCGGGCGTTCCTTTTCCGAAGTCACTTACCCGGTCCAGGTCGTAGCGACGGACATGTACGGCGTCGTCACCAGGAACGAGGAGGAACTGTCGTGGTCCGAGTTCGACCGCGGATTCTACGAGGTCAAAGACGTGACCGGCCGTGCGGCCGAGCCGGTCGCCGACGCCGTGAACATGGTGTCGTGTTTCGGCGACAACGCCGCCGAGGAGTCGCCGGAGCTGCTGCCGGTCGACGACGAGGGCAACGAGGCGACGCGCGACCGACCGTACTTCGACTGGTCGTACGTCTGTCCCACCCACGACCGATATCGGGAGGGGCTGCTGGAACTGATCGAGGACGCCGCCGCCGAGAGCGAGGATCTGCGTCTGGACGACGTCGGCTTTCCCCGCGACGAGTACTGCCACTGTGACCGCTGTGAACGTCGCTTCGAAGCCAGCGACTACGACGAGTGGACCGAGTGGCGCGACAGCGTCATCACCTCGTTCGTCGCCGACGCCCGCGAGCGCGTCCCCGGCGACCTGTACCTCACGCTCTACCCCGATCCGTACCCCGGCCACCTCTCGCGGCGGGCCGGAATCGACGTCGAGGCGCTCGAAGCCTACGTCGACGAGTTCGTCGTGCCCGTCTACGACATGGCCTACACGACGACCTACTGGCTCGAAATCATCGCCCAGGGGTTCGTCGACCGGCTCTCGACGCCGTTCAGTCTCGAACTGTACGCCGTCGACGTGGACATCGACGACCTCCTGAAAGCGGCGGAGGTCGCAAGCGAGTACGGAGAGAGCGTGCTCTTTGGCTACGACGCGAGCAACGCCCGGGCGACGCTGCGTCGGCTCGACGCCGACGAGCGCGACGGGAAGTCGTTCGGTCCGGACAGCTAGGCCTGTTTCTCGCGCCACTCGCGCAGTTGTTCCCGGTCTCGCGTGTCCTCGGGCAGTTCGTCGAACCAGCCGGCGTCGGAGATCTCCCCGTCGGGGTCGTCGACGGTCAACTCCGTCTCCACTGCGCGACCGTGAAACATCGGGAGGACACCCCAGGTGTCGTACTCCGCACAGTGGAACTCGGCGCGTGCGAGAATCGCGAGGCCCTCGTCAGTCGCCTCGATGCCGGCCTCCTCGCGTAGTTCGCGGCTGGCGGCCTCGCGGAACGACTCCGTTCCGTCGACCTGTCCGCCCGGTAGCACCCACATATCCACGTCGTCGTGGCGCACGAGGAGCACCTCTCCGGCGTCGTTCGTGACGACGGTGTGGACCCCGTAGGGCAGTCCGTTGTCGCGGGTCCGTTCGGCGACGGTCTTGAACCGCGGTCGCGAGACACTCCGGTGGCGCGAGAAGGTGCTGTAGTCCTCGTAGTTCGAGGCGAACTGGTGGCGGGTCTGCTCGGCCTGCTGGCGGGCCTGGTCTGCCAGGTACCACAGATTGTCGACGGCCGTCATACCCGTCTGTGACAGGGACGGCCGCGACAATCGCTCTCCGATCCTGACCCACGTGTCCGAGCCCGATCCGACGCCGGCAGTGTCGACGGCGGGCACCGTGGAGACGGGTCCGTGGCCCGAGAGCGCCACGAACGACGACGGGTGGCGAACGCTATCATGCCCGCCAATAGAGCGGGTACTGTGATAAGTGTTCGAGGGCGAAGGGAAAATCAGTCCCTTTTTGCGGGCCGGTCGACTACGGCGAGGTATGGCATTCGAAGAAGACGACACTGTCGTGTTGCACGACAAGCACAGCGAGTACGACGGCGAGGAAGGGACGATCACGCAGGTCGTCGAGACGATGTTCGGTGACGCGAACTACACGATCTCGTTCGAGGACGGCCAGGAGCAGGGCATCCCCGAGGACTCGCTCGAAGCGGTCGAGGAGTAGGCCGGGATGTCGTCGGTCCCGTTTCACTACGTCGACCTGCGGGCGTTCGCCTACGCGACCGAAGACGAAAAGCGGGTCGCAGAGGCGCTACAGACGTATCTCCCCGAGGAGACCGAACTGGAGCGGGCCGAGTCGGAAGGCCACTACGGCGACCGAATCGTCGTCCTCTCGGCGCGGGTCGAGAACGCGGACGACATCCGCCACGTCCTCACGCAGGTCGCGGCGGTCGACGACCTCGAAGCGGTGCTCGAAGAGCTGGACGACCGCGTCGACGACAACTGTTCGTTCTTCCTCACCTTCGACAAACAGGCGGCGTTCGGGAACAGCGTCGAGCGAGGCGACGGGATCACGCTGCGCGCGAAGGTCGAAGCCTACCCCGCCAAACGCGAGACGGCCATCGAGAACGCCCAGGACGCCCTCTCGGAGCTGTGATGTACGCGGCCGTCCACGCCCGTCCGGACGGGCAGAGTACGGTCGCCAGGATGGCCCAGACGGCCAGCCGGTACGGCTACGACGGGATCGTCGTCAGGAACCACGGCGACTGCGCGGCGACGTTCGACGCCGAGGCGATCGCCGACGAGTACGACGTGGCCGTCGTCGAGGGGATCGAGGTCCGGGCGTCTGATCCGTCACGAGCCAGCGGCCTCGTCGGGAACCACCGGTCGTCCAAGACCATCGTCGCGGTCCACGGCGATTCCGTCGCGATCAACCGTTTCGCCGTCGAGCAGCCCGCCGTCGACGTCCTCGCCCATCCGACGCGGGGCGACGGCGACGTGAACCACGTGCTGGCGAAGGCCGCCGCCGACAACGGTGTTCGCCTCGAATTCTCGCTGCACGACGTGCTCCACGAGACCGGTGGGACGCGGGTCCGTCACATCCAGTCGCTGCGGAAACTGCGCGAACTCGTCGAACACTACGACGTGCCCTACGTCGTCAGCGGGGACCCACACAGTCACCTCCAGCTCAGAGCGCCGCGGGACCTGATCGCGCTGGGCGAGACCATCGGCTTTTCGCCGGACCAGATCGAGACGGGACTCAGAGAGTGGGCCGAGTTGACCGAACGGAACCGTCGTCGGCAGTCGGACGCGTTCGTCGAACCCGGTGTCTGGCTCGACGACGAGTGAGCCACTGGGCCTCGTCGAGATCTGGAGACGGCAACCGCCCGTCCGAACGCGACTGTACGACAGCAGCCGAATAGGTCGACACGCCGCCAGCCCTCCCGCTCTCGGACGGCGACGCGGATTGATACAGGTTCGTTGCGGTGGATTTATGATGTATGGTTGTTTTCCTAACACTCATGGGGGAGACTGTAACGTCGTTCGACGCGTACGTCCTCTCGGGCGTCGCAGCGGTGCTGGGTACAGGGTTCGTCGTCGGTGCGATGCTGGCGTTGCTGGGCGGTTCCGAGACGACGACAGCGATGGTACTGGCCGACTCGGTGCCGGTCGGAACGGTGGTCGGCGTCCTGCTGTTGTTGACCACGGGCGCGTTCGTTTCGGGCCAGCGCTGGGCGCGCTATCTCGGCTTCCTCGCGTTCGTCGCCGTCGTCCTGTTCGGGTTCCCGTCGCCGTCGAGTCCGTCGGTGATACCGGTGGTACACACGTCTCTGTCGGTGCTCGCGGCGGTGTCCCTCCTCTTCCGGAATCCGATCTCGAAGGCAGAGCGCTCGCAGGTCGACGAGTCCACGAGCGCGAGCAAAGTCGGCTCGACGATCCGGTGACGGCCGGGAGTCCAGCGGGACGGGATTTCGACAGTGTATTTGGGCCTGCCCGCCAACGACGCCCATGAAACGATCGATCGACGAACACGCCGACCGATTCTCCGACCACGCCGCCGACTACGACGAGAGCCAGGACTCCGAGGAGTACCGCGAGTGTGCCGACCTCGTCGTTCGCCACGCTGCCCCCTCGGCCGACGACGTGGTGCTCGACCTCGGCACCGGAACCGGTGCGATCGCGCTCCCGCTGGCTGACGCGGCGGCCGAAGTCGTGGGTCGGGACATCAGCGAGGGAATGCTCGAACAGGCACAGGCGAAGGCCACGGAGCGTGGCATCGACAACGTCTCCTTCGGCGAAGGACGATTCCGGGACCCCTCGGTCGAGGGCGAGGTCGACGTCGTCACCTCGAACTTCGCGATGCACCACCTCGACGACGAGGCAAAGCGCGAGGCGATCGACGCCATCGCGGCGCTCGAACCGCGGCGGTTCGTCCTCGGTGACGTGATGTTCTTCGACGAGCCCGATCCGTCGATCCCCTTTTACGATCCGTCGGTCGACGACCCGGCCACCGTCGGCGTCCTCGCGGACGCGTTCACCGACGCCGGCTTCGCACTGACGGCCGTCGAGATGGTCCACGGACAGGTGGGGGTCCTCGTCGGCGAGCGAGTGCCCGACGCCGAGGCCGTCGACCAGTCCTGACGGATGAAACACCTCCCCAAACACCTACAGCCCCGGTGGCGCTACCTCGGGGTCGAGATCGAGAGCTGGCCCGACGCCGACTTCGGCCGCCGCGCTCTCCAGCGGGAACTCTGGTACGCCGCCCAGAACCTCGTGGGCGACGCCGGCAGTGCCGACCTCGATCTCACCGTGCTCCGGTTCGCGTTCGAGGACGGCCTGGGGAGCGCGCTCGTCCGGACGCGGCGCGGCCGGACCGACAGCGCACGTGCCGTGATCGCCTCGCTGTCGACGGTCGACGACGACCCGGTCGGCGTCCGGGTCCGTGGCACGAGCGGCACCGTCCGTGCGTGTGAGGAAAAATATATACGACGCGCATCGGAATCGTCCGCACAGAGACAGGTCGCGTTCGACGGCGACGAGCGGACTGCGGTCGTCCGTGACGGCCGTGTCGACGTTGCCACCGACGACGGATTTTCGGGCGCGACCGACCTCGATCTCCAGTAACTATGCAGGGACAAAACCAACAGCAGGCCTACGACCGCGGCAGCACCATCTTCTCGCCCGACGGGCGACTCTACCAGGTCGAGTACGCGCGCGAAGCAGTCAAGCGCGGCACCGCGAGCATCGGCGTCAGGACCAGCGGTGGCGTCGTACTCGCCGTCGACAAGCGGATCCGCTCGCCGCTCATGGAGCGGTCGTCGGTCGAGAAGATCCACAAGGCCGACGACCACATCGGGATCGCCAGCGCCGGCCACGTCGCAGACGCCCGCCAGCTGATCGATCTCGCTCGGCGGCGCGCACAGATCAACCGACTCCGCTACGAGGAACGGATCGGCGTCGAGACGCTGACCAAAGAGATCACCGACCACATCCAGCGATACACGCAGGTCGGCGGCGCGCGTCCGTTCGGCGTCGCGCTGATCATCGCCGGGGTCGCCGACGGCGAACCCAGACTGTACGAGACCGATCCCTCGGGAACGCCCTACGAGTGGAAGGCGCTCGCGGTCGGTGCCGACAGGGCCGACACGCGGGCCTACCTCGAAGAACACTACTCGGAGACGCTGGCCCTCGACGGCGCGATCGGGCTCGCTCTCGAAACACTGGCCTCGGTCAACGACGACGCGCTCGCGCCGGAGGCGGTCGGTCTCGCGACGGTCGACGCCGAGACCGAACAGTTCCGCACGCTCTCGGACGAGGAGACGGAGACACACCTCGCCGAGCGAGAGCTCCTCGCGGACGACGAGGACCTCGAAGAGTAACTATCACCGCGTCCGCAGTCGGTTTTCGCTGCCGTCGTGGAAAGGTCTTTGAACCGGGCCCCAGTAGCGTCGGGTATGATATCACTTGACGAAGCGGTGACGGCGAGACTCGAATCCCACGGCCAGCGGTTCGAAGTGCTCGTCGACCCCGACGCCGCGCTGGCGATCAAACGCGACGAGTTCGACGGGGAACTCGAAGACGTCATCGCCGCCGAGGACGTGTTCGAGGACGCCTCTCGTGGCGACCGCCCGCCGGAAAACTCCCTGACGGAGGTGTTCGACACGACGGAGCCACTGGAGATCATCCCGGAGGTGATCAAGCAGGGAGAGATCCAGATCACGGCCGATCAGCGCCGCGAGATGCAAGAACAGAAACACCGACAGCTGATCCAGCAGATCACACGCAACGCCGTCAACCCCCAGATGGACGACGCACCGCACCCGCCGGACCGCATCGAGTCGGCCCTCGAAGAGACGGACTTCAGGGTCGATCCGATGGAGCCCGTCGACAATCAGGTCGACGACGCGCTAGACGCGCTCCGACCCGTGATCCCGATTCGGTTCGACGAGGTGACCGTCGCGGTCCAGGTCCCCGCGGACTACGCCGGTGCCGCCCAGTCTCGCATCCGGCAGTTCGGCGACCTCGAACGCGAAGAGTGGCAGGCTGACGGCTCCTGGATCGGCGTCATCACCTTCCCTGCCGGGATGCAAAACGAGTTCTACGACGTGGTCAACGAGCACACGAGCGGCGAGGCCGAGACCCAGATCGTCAAGGACGAAGACGAGATCTCGATTCGGTGAGCGACCCAGGAGTGTCTTTCGTGGTCGCACCGACCGAGACACCAGCCGGAGAGTAGTCCGTCGCTCTCGGACGAGTGCTGGGTCGGACGAGATTGTTCGACTGCGGCGAGAACGATTCGTACCGGCGCTATCCCTTCCGGAAGCCAACGAGGAAGCCGCCGGTGAAGCCGGCGCTCACGGGCAGGGCCGAGAGGAGGCTCATGACCCATCCGGGGGGCTGTGCGCCCGCCGTCTCACCGGCCGCAGACGAGACGTTTCCAGCGGTGCCGCTGATGGCGCTCCAGTTCACTTCGAGGATGCCGCGCGTCTCCAGGAACTTGAACAGCGCCAGTTCGAGACCGACGAGGATCGCGATGAGCTTCGCGACCTTCTTGGCCGCGAAGCCGATGACACCCCCGATCACGGCACCGCCGCCGACTTCGAGGCCGACCTGCTGGAGGCCGGGAAGCTCTAGCTGCAACGGCAACTCTATCATATCCGTACTCTCACCGTGATCCGTTAAGGGTCTTGTGCCCTCAGGATCGACCGGCCGAATCGAAGTAAGCAGCGGCTACTGCCCGCCGGAATGGCTCGCTGGCTGCCCGATACCGTCGATAGCCGTCGCTGTGGCTGCTGTGGCCGGCGGATCGTGTGAGTACCCCGCAGACTAAATAATCGGGCGACGTAGGAAGCGACGAGTGACGGCTAGTACCACAGCGGAGCGAGCGGTCATCGCCAAGCGCGTCGACTCGGGCACCGCAGACACCGAGGAGATCACCGACCTCGCGAGAGCCGCCGGCTACGAGGCCGTCGGCGAGGTGACACAGACGCGGACGGAAGATCCCGCCTACCACCTCGGAGAGGGGAAGGTCACACGCCTCGCGAACATCGTCGCCCGCGAGGGCGCGACGGCCGTGATATTCGACAACGAGCTGGGACCCTACCAGACGTACAACATCGGCAACGAGCTTCCCGACGGCGTCCAGGTCGTCGACCGCTTCCGGCTCATCCTGGAGATCTTCGGCCAGCGCGCCCAGACACGCAAGGCACAGCTCCAGGTCGAACTGGCAGAACTGCGCTACGAGCTGCCCCGGGCCGAGGCGAAGGCCAGCCTCGCCAAGCGCGACGAGCGGCCCGGGTTCATGGGGCTGGGCGAGTACGACGAGAGCCGCGAAGAGGACATCAAAAAGCAGATCTCGCGAATAGGCGACGAGCTGGCGTCCATCGAGGAGACCGAGCAACACCGCCGCGAACAGCGCCGCGAGTCCGGTTTCGATCTCGTCGCGCTGGCGGGCTACACGAACGCCGGCAAGTCGACGCTGTTGCGCCGCGTGGCCGACGACGTCGACGTCGACGAGAACGAGGAGCTACACCCGGACCTCGATCCGACCGCCGAGAGCGAAGACCGGCTGTTCACGACTCTCGGGACGACGACCCGCCGTGCAGACATGGACCAGCGGGACGTGCTGGTGACCGACACCGTCGGCTTCATCTCGGATCTCCCCCACTGGCTCGTCGAGTCGTTCAAGTCGACGCTGGACGCCGTCTATCGCGCCGACCTGGTGTTGCTCGTCGTCGACGTGAGCGAGCCCGTCGAGGAGATCCGCGAGAAGCTGGTCACGAGCCACGACACGCTGTACGAGCGCAACGAAGCGCCGATCGTCACCGTCCTCAACAAGACGGACACGGTCGACGACGCGGAGATCGAGCGCAAACGCGCGGCGCTCTCGGGACTGGCTCCCAGCCCCATCGCCGTCAGCGCGAAAGAGGGGGCAAACGTCGACGCGTTGCTCGACCGGATCCACGACGAACTGCCGGACTACGAGCGCGAACGCCTCGTCTTGCCGATGACCGACGAGACGATGAGTCTCGTCTCCTGGATCCACGACCACGCACAGGTCGACAACGTCGACTACGGCGACCAGGTGATCGTCGAGTTCGAGGGCCGGCCGGCCGTCGTCGAGCAGTCACGCGCCAAGGCCGGCGAACTCGTCGAAGCGTCGGCATAGATCGCGAACGCTACTCTGTGCCCTGCCAGAGCGCCCGTGGGAGCGCCGCGACCAGGTCCGTCGCCACGAGTCCGTTGCCCTGCTCGTCGGCGACGAGGTCGCCGGCTCGGCCGGTGACGTACGCGCCGATCGCCGCGGCGTCGTGTTCCCCACACGTCGCGGCCAGCGCGCCGACCACGCCAGCGAGCACGTCGCCGCTGCCGCCGACGGTCATGCCGGGGTTGCCGGTGCGGTTGACGCGGGTGCGCGTCCCGTCCGAGACGATGTCGTCGGCACCCTTGACCAGCATCGTCTGACCGATCCGTGCGGCGAAGTCGGCGACGCGCTCCGCGCGCTCGCGCCACTCGTCTGCCGTCTCGCCGCCCATCGTCCGAAGCTCGCCCTGGTGGGGCGTACAGATCAGGTCCGCCGCCGTCTCGACCTCCGGAACGACCGACAGCGCGTCGGCGTCGACGACGGCGCGACCGTCGTACCGTTCGAGGAAGTCCGCGGCCGCGTCGAGTGTCGGCTCCGCGTCACCGAGCCCCGGCCCGAGGACGACCGCGTCGCTGGCGTCTGCGAGGGCGATCAGTTCGTCGACGTGTGACGGCGCGAGTGTCGCACCGTCCAGCGGTCTGACGATGAGGTTCTCGCTGTAGCCCTGTACCGCGTCGGCGACGCCGCGGGGACAGGCGACCCTGACGAGGTCGCCGCCGGCTCGCAGCGCCGCCTGTGCCGCCAGTGCCGGTGCGCCCGTGTACGGGCCGCCGCCGACGACGAGCACCTCGCCGTTGTCGCCCTTGTGGCTCGTCGGATCGCGGTCGAGCCGACGCAGGTCGCCCCGCTCGACGAACAGCTCGGCGGTGTCGGGGATACCGATGTCCGCAACGGTGACGGTCGCGT
Above is a genomic segment from Halomicrobium sp. LC1Hm containing:
- the thrC gene encoding threonine synthase produces the protein MNPTIALECIDCGRVFVPADERLVCPDHDGVGGILDVQYDQSGAREAVADGVGEGIDDLWKYAPLLPTDGHAVDLGAGGTPLLDAPTLSRELGVTVRLKDERGNPTGSIKDRASAVLTSRALAGDESVLTCASTGNAAASLAGYAARTGLDCCIFVPADVPEGKAVQPLVYGADVYAVDGDYDDAFSLCRRVAANREWYDCSAAVNPYAVEGLRTVGHELAEQSRASVPDWIIYPMGNGCGLAATWKGFREFAELGIVEECPRLLGVQAEGATAIHDRFTGERARAGGETQADSIDVGHPHNAQKACRALEDSGGATVVVSDREILDAERTLGRTEGIYAEPASAATLAGLESAVGAGVVAPGDSATLVVTGTGLKDTASARDLVDGVDHVPDTPAAVPDPE
- a CDS encoding protein sorting system archaetidylserine synthase (This PssA-like phosphatidyltransferase, along with a PssD-like decarboxylase, is required in Haloarchaea for the archaeosortase ArtA to replace the PGF-CTERM sorting signal with a C-terminal lipid anchor.), with the protein product MGLAVRRRLGVADTVTLVNAVIGFAAAVVAYSDPALAARLILLAAIADALDGIVARFAGNTEVGPLLDSITDVVSFGATPALFVHGVAREAYGPLGETDTLFRLGLVVLASSFVVFSVVRTAFYTVYVDEGEQRPGIQNTLAATILAAAYLAGVAPVPVLLAGTVVLSVLMIAPVGYPKLRARDALVLGIVQAGAIVDPGAFQRVFPRVLLVAAVAYLSLAPRYYWGE
- a CDS encoding NUDIX domain-containing protein; the encoded protein is MTAVDNLWYLADQARQQAEQTRHQFASNYEDYSTFSRHRSVSRPRFKTVAERTRDNGLPYGVHTVVTNDAGEVLLVRHDDVDMWVLPGGQVDGTESFREAASRELREEAGIEATDEGLAILARAEFHCAEYDTWGVLPMFHGRAVETELTVDDPDGEISDAGWFDELPEDTRDREQLREWREKQA
- a CDS encoding RNA-binding protein, with the protein product MSSVPFHYVDLRAFAYATEDEKRVAEALQTYLPEETELERAESEGHYGDRIVVLSARVENADDIRHVLTQVAAVDDLEAVLEELDDRVDDNCSFFLTFDKQAAFGNSVERGDGITLRAKVEAYPAKRETAIENAQDALSEL
- a CDS encoding RNase P subunit p30 family protein — protein: MYAAVHARPDGQSTVARMAQTASRYGYDGIVVRNHGDCAATFDAEAIADEYDVAVVEGIEVRASDPSRASGLVGNHRSSKTIVAVHGDSVAINRFAVEQPAVDVLAHPTRGDGDVNHVLAKAAADNGVRLEFSLHDVLHETGGTRVRHIQSLRKLRELVEHYDVPYVVSGDPHSHLQLRAPRDLIALGETIGFSPDQIETGLREWAELTERNRRRQSDAFVEPGVWLDDE
- a CDS encoding class I SAM-dependent methyltransferase; this translates as MKRSIDEHADRFSDHAADYDESQDSEEYRECADLVVRHAAPSADDVVLDLGTGTGAIALPLADAAAEVVGRDISEGMLEQAQAKATERGIDNVSFGEGRFRDPSVEGEVDVVTSNFAMHHLDDEAKREAIDAIAALEPRRFVLGDVMFFDEPDPSIPFYDPSVDDPATVGVLADAFTDAGFALTAVEMVHGQVGVLVGERVPDAEAVDQS
- a CDS encoding Rpp14/Pop5 family protein, whose amino-acid sequence is MKHLPKHLQPRWRYLGVEIESWPDADFGRRALQRELWYAAQNLVGDAGSADLDLTVLRFAFEDGLGSALVRTRRGRTDSARAVIASLSTVDDDPVGVRVRGTSGTVRACEEKYIRRASESSAQRQVAFDGDERTAVVRDGRVDVATDDGFSGATDLDLQ
- the psmA gene encoding archaeal proteasome endopeptidase complex subunit alpha; amino-acid sequence: MQGQNQQQAYDRGSTIFSPDGRLYQVEYAREAVKRGTASIGVRTSGGVVLAVDKRIRSPLMERSSVEKIHKADDHIGIASAGHVADARQLIDLARRRAQINRLRYEERIGVETLTKEITDHIQRYTQVGGARPFGVALIIAGVADGEPRLYETDPSGTPYEWKALAVGADRADTRAYLEEHYSETLALDGAIGLALETLASVNDDALAPEAVGLATVDAETEQFRTLSDEETETHLAERELLADDEDLEE
- a CDS encoding ribosome assembly factor SBDS; protein product: MISLDEAVTARLESHGQRFEVLVDPDAALAIKRDEFDGELEDVIAAEDVFEDASRGDRPPENSLTEVFDTTEPLEIIPEVIKQGEIQITADQRREMQEQKHRQLIQQITRNAVNPQMDDAPHPPDRIESALEETDFRVDPMEPVDNQVDDALDALRPVIPIRFDEVTVAVQVPADYAGAAQSRIRQFGDLEREEWQADGSWIGVITFPAGMQNEFYDVVNEHTSGEAETQIVKDEDEISIR
- a CDS encoding FUN14 domain-containing protein, with translation MIELPLQLELPGLQQVGLEVGGGAVIGGVIGFAAKKVAKLIAILVGLELALFKFLETRGILEVNWSAISGTAGNVSSAAGETAGAQPPGWVMSLLSALPVSAGFTGGFLVGFRKG
- the hflX gene encoding GTPase HflX is translated as MTASTTAERAVIAKRVDSGTADTEEITDLARAAGYEAVGEVTQTRTEDPAYHLGEGKVTRLANIVAREGATAVIFDNELGPYQTYNIGNELPDGVQVVDRFRLILEIFGQRAQTRKAQLQVELAELRYELPRAEAKASLAKRDERPGFMGLGEYDESREEDIKKQISRIGDELASIEETEQHRREQRRESGFDLVALAGYTNAGKSTLLRRVADDVDVDENEELHPDLDPTAESEDRLFTTLGTTTRRADMDQRDVLVTDTVGFISDLPHWLVESFKSTLDAVYRADLVLLVVDVSEPVEEIREKLVTSHDTLYERNEAPIVTVLNKTDTVDDAEIERKRAALSGLAPSPIAVSAKEGANVDALLDRIHDELPDYERERLVLPMTDETMSLVSWIHDHAQVDNVDYGDQVIVEFEGRPAVVEQSRAKAGELVEASA
- a CDS encoding NAD(P)H-hydrate dehydratase — protein: MITGSEMAVVDENAAALGVPRKQLMESSGNAVARVVEGIADEGASVRIVAGRGNNGGDAFVAARFLDAYDLGVSLLGRPETITTEIARQNWTALRHADYETEQVRDASQFALDDPDVIVDAMLGTGISGPLREPAATAATRINDSESTVVSVDVPSGMDGDTGALAEGAVEADRVVTFHDAKPGLDELDATVTVADIGIPDTAELFVERGDLRRLDRDPTSHKGDNGEVLVVGGGPYTGAPALAAQAALRAGGDLVRVACPRGVADAVQGYSENLIVRPLDGATLAPSHVDELIALADASDAVVLGPGLGDAEPTLDAAADFLERYDGRAVVDADALSVVPEVETAADLICTPHQGELRTMGGETADEWRERAERVADFAARIGQTMLVKGADDIVSDGTRTRVNRTGNPGMTVGGSGDVLAGVVGALAATCGEHDAAAIGAYVTGRAGDLVADEQGNGLVATDLVAALPRALWQGTE